The following proteins are co-located in the Amyelois transitella isolate CPQ chromosome W, ilAmyTran1.1, whole genome shotgun sequence genome:
- the LOC132904182 gene encoding uncharacterized protein LOC132904182 — MSLLKTSLPQEGTGRAAVGESLPASSGAGCPTVSGGGKNRHRDASPLILTSQPEAGSLSEAEWVSVESLLEVQPRQRAPKRGREGEDGASAEMPAPKAPKAPIMKAAKAAKKGGRPKSTLSADARRELVAAKRDEAEKAVAEMAKKAETLQASSPADKGTLGDQAATNIKIIREIAAHSGNLKGTFQKGLKDAAASLEKVMSALSSGSTGEEAERLRVICERMEAKVSSLEKEVAQLRAAINSERPERAALAPAPLTEFRQEETEVLQRLILSTMSPVLDARFEGLQDRLLPAKSLRPALAADKRRTPAKETSGDGLAASVADMLPVSDTDVEEVPVPAPASRTAVWRKAPPQPTPEPKPKKGKGKRGRKGKGNKGNSAPTAPEPVPLVTPPRSSTRSANSSSYAAVTAAPASRPTALPPAPGPSEEPWKKVPEKGARRKSAAAAAPPRGNQAAAKKEKGPQPPKLRPPRSAAVVIRLRPDAEKRGATYGQIMDLAMDKVDLGALGIPGVKFKKAATGARILEIAGTEKDDKANLLASKLKEVLDPQVAEVSRPLKSVDVRVLELCDSATPALVCSAIARAGQCPESEIRVGDIREDRSGVRTAWVRCPIAAAKRLTANGTRLLVGWVSAQVKLLPARPMQCFRCLETGHVSQRCTAESDRSLLCYRCGEPGHKAAACNAAPKCILCAGAGKPTGHRVGSKACSSTRQNKKRRGGKRGASAATAQTQPARAAQSAEVMETGAS; from the coding sequence ATGTCGCTTCTTAAGACTTCACTACCCCAGGAGGGTACCGGCCGCGCCGCGGTCGGAGAATCCCTCCCCGCGTCCTCGGGCGCGGGCTGCCCCACCGTATCTGGGGGGGGCAAGAACCGACATAGGGACGCAAGTCCCTTAATATTGACGTCGCAGCCAGAGGCTGGCTCACTCTCCGAGGCGGAATGGGTGAGCGTAGAAAGCTTATTGGAGGTGCAACCCCGACAGCGGGCTCCAAAAAGGGGCCGTGAGGGGGAGGATGGTGCCAGTGCAGAAATGCCGGCACCGAAAGCGCCCAAGGCGCCAATTATGAAGGCCGCGAAAGCGGCGAAAAAAGGTGGTCGGCCGAAGTCGACTTTGTCCGCTGACGCCCGTCGGGAGTTAGTGGCGGCAAAGCGCGATGAGGCTGAAAAGGCGGTGGCCGAGATGGCCAAAAAGGCGGAGACGCTGCAGGCGTCATCGCCCGCAGACAAGGGCACCCTTGGGGACCAGGCCGCaaccaatataaaaatcatccGGGAAATTGCGGCCCATTCAGGGAACCTCAAGGGTACCTTTCAAAAGGGCCTGAAGGACGCTGCGGCGTCCCTAGAGAAGGTGATGTCGGCTCTGAGCTCTGGGTCGACAGGTGAGGAGGCTGAGCGCCTGCGCGTAATATGCGAGCGCATGGAAGCAAAGGTCTCCTCACTTGAGAAAGAAGTGGCGCAGCTCAGAGCTGCCATTAATAGTGAGCGTCCCGAACGGGCGGCCCTTGCGCCTGCCCCTTTGACAGAATTCCGGCAGGAGGAGACTGAGGTGCTGCAGCGCCTCATTCTCTCCACGATGAGTCCTGTACTGGACGCCCGTTTTGAGGGCCTCCAGGACCGTCTCCTGCCGGCGAAAAGTTTGCGGCCCGCACTGGCAGCCGATAAACGCCGTACGCCGGCGAAAGAGACGTCGGGTGATGGGTTGGCTGCCTCGGTGGCCGACATGCTCCCGGTCTCCGACACCGATGTGGAGGAGGTGCCGGTGCCGGCTCCGGCAAGCCGTACGGCCGTGTGGCGGAAGGCGCCCCCCCAACCGACCCCTGAACCCAAGCCCAAAAAGGGCAAAGGCAAACGGGGTAGGAAGGGAAAGGGCAATAAAGGGAACTCTGCCCCTACGGCGCCTGAGCCGGTACCGTTGGTGACTCCACCACGGTCGTCAACGAGGTCGGCCAACTCATCATCCTACGCAGCCGTAACGGCTGCGCCGGCGTCACGGCCAACCGCTCTGCCTCCGGCTCCTGGGCCAAGCGAAGAGCCCTGGAAAAAGGTGCCGGAGAAGGGTGCCAGGAGGAAGTCTGCCGCTGCCGCTGCCCCACCCCGGGGTAACCAGGCTGCGGCCAAAAAAGAGAAGGGTCCACAACCGCCCAAACTCCGCCCACCGCGGTCGGCTGCGGTTGTGATCAGGCTGCGGCCGGACGCGGAAAAGCGGGGAGCGACATATGGTCAGATCATGGATCTGGCCATGGATAAAGTGGACCTCGGCGCCCTGGGTATACCCGGggtcaaatttaaaaaggcGGCAACCGGTGCCCGCATCTTAGAGATAGCGGGCACTGAAAAGGACGACAAGGCCAACCTCCTGGCGTCCAAATTGAAGGAGGTCCTGGATCCTCAGGTAGCAGAGGTATCCAGGCCTCTAAAGAGTGTGGATGTGCGCGTGCTGGAGCTGTGCGACTCCGCCACACCAGCCTTGGTATGTAGCGCAATCGCTCGTGCGGGTCAATGCCCCGAATCGGAAATCCGAGTCGGGGACATTCGGGAGGACCGCTCGGGCGTTCGCACGGCCTGGGTAAGGTGTCCCATCGCGGCGGCCAAACGGCTGACCGCCAACGGCACCAGACTCCTAGTCGGATGGGTTTCGGCGCAGGTAAAACTGCTGCCGGCTAGGCCCATGCAGTGCTTCCGCTGCCTAGAGACGGGTCATGTCTCGCAGCGGTGCACTGCCGAGTCCGACAGGAGCCTGCTGTGCTACAGGTGCGGCGAGCCGGGTCACAAGGCCGCGGCGTGCAATGCCGCCCCCAAGTGCATCTTGTGCGCGGGGGCAGGCAAGCCGACGGGGCACCGCGTGGGGAGCAAGGCGTGCTCCAGCACgcgccaaaataaaaaaaggagagGTGGGAAGCGGGGTGCGTCCGCGGCTACGGCCCAGACGCAGCCTGCTCGTGCGGCTCAGAGCGCCGAGGTGATGGAAACGGGGGCCTCTTAA